The genomic region GTGGACACTGCCGTGCCGGCGGCCAAGTCGAGCACCCGCTCGCCGGGCTTCAGGTCCAGCAGTTCGCGGGTGCGGCGGCGCCAGCGGCGGTCCAGGCCAGCTGTCATCACGGTGTTGGTGATGTCGTAGTTCTTGCCGACGTCATCGAACATCCCCGCCACGTCGTGCGGGTTCTTCTCCAGGTTCGCCTTGGCCATAGGAAGACAGTCTACTTCGCCTTACTACGCCGGCCTTTGCGCCCCTTGTACGGGCTGGCGTCGATTGCTTGCTCGTAGTAGCCCAGGAGCTGGTCGCACAGCGCCGACCACGTCTTGTTCGCAACCGACTCGCGGGCGTTGCCGCTCATCTGCTCCAGGTTGTCGTCGGCGAGGATGGTCGCAGCGGCGGCGGGTAGGTCGCGTTCGAAGGTGGGGACGTCGAGAAGCTGGCCGTTGTAGCCGTCGACGATCGTGTCGATGGGCCCGCCCGCGCGCGGCCCGATCGTCGGCGTGCCGGAAGCCTGCGCCTCCTGCAGCGTTTGCCCGAAGGTCTCAAACTCGCCGGTGTGCACGAACAAATCCAACGACGCGTAGGCCGCCGCGAGCGCCTCCCCGCGCAGCTCACCGGTGAAAATCGCATTCGGCATGAGCTTGCCCAAGTCGCGTCGCTCCGGCCCGTCACCCACGATGACCAGCTGAATGCCTGGATCCCCGTGCAGGGCCGCAAGGCGCTCGACGCCCTTCTCCGACGCGAGGCGCCCCACGAAGCCGACGAATTTCTTCGTTCCCGTCGGGTCCCACTTCGCGCGCAGCTGCTCGCTGCGTTTCGACGGGTGGAACAGCTCCGAATCGACCCCGCGCCCCCACTTGTGCACGTTTTCAATGCCGTGCTTCTCAAGCTCCGCGATGGTCACTGACGACGGGGCGAGCGTCATCTGGGTCATGTTGTGCAGCCTGCGCGTCCACAGCCACGCCGCCTTCTCCAGGAAGCCGAGGTGGTACCGGGCGCTGAATCCCGCGACATCGGTTTGGAAGAGGGCGACGGCGGGGAGCTTCAAACGTCGACAAGCAATCGCTCCGACACCACCAAGCACGAACGGGCTGGCCAGATGCACCACGTCGGGCTGGAACTCTCGCAGCGTGTTCCACAGCGTCGTGTTCGGAATGCCCACCGGCAGTGAATCAACCAGCGGCACCATGATCGTGGGCACACGCACGACCGGGAAGCCGGCGTAGGACGGGACCTCCTCCTGGTTCGACCGCGCACCAGGAGCAATGACAATCGCCTCGTGGCCGTTCGCCTCCAAATGCTCCAGCACACGCAGGACGGAGTTGGTTACTCCGTTGACGTTGGGCAGGAAAGCTTCGGCAACAATGGCGACACGCATTGCACCATTATGTCTTTGGCCTGCTAACTGTTCGCGTCTTTCTCGGTAACGGCAGGTGAATTTTCACGCCGTCCCGCCCGCGACACGGCCAGCCATCCCGCCGCCGCGATGAGCGTGGACATGAGCGCCACCGATAGCGCCGGAATGATCGCAAGGGGCCACGAGCGGCCTTCCACCTTCACAATGTCCGGGTCCGACTTCGCGTACGTCACCCACACTTGCTGCCCCTCCCCCAGCCCCGAGGGGTAGAGCAGACCGTGGGGCGGGAAGTGCACGCGCCCGGTTTCGTCCAGGTACTCGACGGAGGTGCGCAACCACGTCACGCTGGTGACGGTGGCAATGCCGCGGCCGGGGTCGCGGGAAATGGTGGCATCGTTCATCACGGGCCCTGCGACCATGGCCACGCTGCCGAGCATCGCGCACAGGTATAGCGCGATGATCAGCTGGTGCAGGCGGCGCTGAATCACTTCTTCAGCTGCTCCGCCAAATCGCGCCTGGTCGCGCGCGTGGTCACGGCCTCAATCACAGTCACGGGCTCGTGCTTATCGACGCCATCGACCAGGCACTCCACCAATTCCTGCGTCGTCTCGGCCCGGCGGTACGCGACACCGTATGCGTCTGCGAGGGCGGCGATGTCAACGTCGTGAGGCGTGCCGAACGCCATCTCGAAGTTCTCGCGCAACGGTTCAGCACCGGGTTCGAGAGCCTCGAAGATCCCGCCGCCGTTGTCGTTGGCCACAACGATGGTGAGGTTGCTCGGACGCGGCTGCGGCAGGTCGTGGCTGCCGATGAGCAACCCGCCGATGTCGTGCAGGAAGGTCACGTCGCCGACGAGTGCGACCGTGCGCGGGGCGCGCAGCTCATCCGGGTGCAGTGCCTGCGTGGCCAGAGCAATGCCGACTGCCTGGGACACTGTGCCGTCGATGCCGGCAGCACCCCGGGCGGCGTAGGTGGACACGCCGTCGAAAGGCAGGCCGACCAAGCTGGCGTCGCGCACCGGGTTCGACGACCCGAGCACCAACGTGTCCCCCACCGCTAACGTGTCGCCCACCGCTGCGGCGGCATGCAGGCCGGTGAAACCGTA from Corynebacterium genitalium ATCC 33030 harbors:
- a CDS encoding glycosyltransferase family 4 protein, which gives rise to MRVAIVAEAFLPNVNGVTNSVLRVLEHLEANGHEAIVIAPGARSNQEEVPSYAGFPVVRVPTIMVPLVDSLPVGIPNTTLWNTLREFQPDVVHLASPFVLGGVGAIACRRLKLPAVALFQTDVAGFSARYHLGFLEKAAWLWTRRLHNMTQMTLAPSSVTIAELEKHGIENVHKWGRGVDSELFHPSKRSEQLRAKWDPTGTKKFVGFVGRLASEKGVERLAALHGDPGIQLVIVGDGPERRDLGKLMPNAIFTGELRGEALAAAYASLDLFVHTGEFETFGQTLQEAQASGTPTIGPRAGGPIDTIVDGYNGQLLDVPTFERDLPAAAATILADDNLEQMSGNARESVANKTWSALCDQLLGYYEQAIDASPYKGRKGRRSKAK
- a CDS encoding DUF3592 domain-containing protein, with amino-acid sequence MIQRRLHQLIIALYLCAMLGSVAMVAGPVMNDATISRDPGRGIATVTSVTWLRTSVEYLDETGRVHFPPHGLLYPSGLGEGQQVWVTYAKSDPDIVKVEGRSWPLAIIPALSVALMSTLIAAAGWLAVSRAGRRENSPAVTEKDANS